One genomic region from Granulicatella adiacens ATCC 49175 encodes:
- a CDS encoding TetR/AcrR family transcriptional regulator, with translation MDKKQALKAAAHDIFSKTGYKATGISEIAKQAGVAVGSFYNYYDSKEAIFLDVYVDENNRVRQAMINEIDWGMDMVELVSQIFRTSRSYISSNKILSEWYNPMISNELHRYYSSEEGKISNSFHQFLEETFTNRIEDEGYSQERIQEILQVYNLFYYMDMHITENDFPGVSKTVEILATYFVKGILKK, from the coding sequence TTGGATAAAAAACAGGCTTTAAAGGCTGCTGCCCATGATATCTTCTCTAAAACAGGCTATAAGGCAACAGGAATTTCAGAAATTGCCAAACAAGCTGGTGTGGCAGTCGGTTCTTTCTATAACTATTATGACAGTAAAGAAGCTATTTTTTTAGATGTTTATGTAGATGAGAATAATCGTGTACGTCAAGCAATGATAAACGAAATTGATTGGGGAATGGATATGGTCGAACTTGTCAGTCAGATTTTCAGAACGTCACGAAGTTATATTTCTTCCAATAAAATTCTTTCGGAATGGTACAATCCTATGATTTCTAATGAGTTGCATCGTTATTATTCTTCGGAAGAAGGCAAAATTTCAAATTCATTTCATCAGTTTTTAGAGGAGACATTTACCAATCGTATCGAGGATGAAGGATATTCACAAGAAAGAATTCAAGAAATCTTACAAGTTTACAATCTGTTTTACTATATGGATATGCACATTACAGAAAATGATTTTCCGGGTGTCAGTAAAACAGTTGAAATACTTGCAACTTATTTTGTAAAGGGCATTTTAAAAAAATAA
- a CDS encoding NADPH-dependent FMN reductase: MVKLIGLVGTNSKKSTNRQLLQYIQKHFSEQAEIELVEIKDLPMFNKPTPKVVPQEAQVIADKIAAADGVIISTPEYDHSCPAVLMNALAWLSYGIYPLLNKPVMITGASYGTLGSSRAQSQLRQILDAPEIKARVLPSDEFLLGHALQAFDEEGNLKDAATVEKLEKIFADYLLFIEITGQLVRANEARAKEAKNFSWDSSKK, translated from the coding sequence ATGGTTAAATTAATCGGTTTAGTCGGAACAAACTCAAAAAAATCAACAAACCGTCAACTATTACAATACATTCAAAAACATTTTTCAGAACAGGCGGAAATTGAACTTGTCGAAATTAAAGACTTACCAATGTTCAACAAACCAACTCCAAAAGTAGTGCCACAAGAAGCACAAGTAATTGCAGATAAAATTGCTGCAGCAGATGGAGTCATCATTAGTACACCAGAATATGATCACTCATGCCCAGCTGTATTAATGAACGCTTTAGCATGGTTATCTTATGGTATCTATCCATTATTAAACAAACCTGTCATGATTACAGGAGCATCATACGGAACACTCGGATCTTCACGTGCACAAAGTCAATTACGTCAAATTTTAGACGCACCAGAAATTAAAGCACGCGTTTTACCAAGTGATGAATTCTTATTAGGTCACGCCTTACAAGCATTCGACGAAGAAGGCAACTTAAAAGATGCAGCAACTGTTGAAAAATTAGAAAAGATTTTCGCAGATTACTTATTATTCATTGAAATTACAGGACAATTAGTTCGTGCCAACGAAGCTCGTGCAAAAGAAGCGAAAAACTTCTCATGGGACAGTTCTAAAAAATAA
- a CDS encoding NAD(P)H-dependent oxidoreductase — protein sequence MKIIGIVGSNAEFSHNRLLLQFIEKKFGDLFEFEILEIKDIPMFNQDEDQSKSFPVQYMYNKLIRADGVIIATPEHNHTITAALKSTLEWMSFNLHPFENKPVMIMGASHYDQGTSRAQVHLRKILDAPGVNAYVLPGNEFLLGKAKEAFDEEGNIKSEGTVAFLRSCLENFVKYVEVVKVLRKPLPTPPEDLDCTNPISTTVQGVDPDDPEWVEKASEIVGAAQGNDYVRLDHGLLTVDQIDMFLKALPFEVTYADDNNQFLYYNFNKPANKMLAPRVPSQSGNRLGTVHPPRTFKNVEYLIANLRAGNVDYFRTIVPNTPPEIINVHNYQAMYYPDGSYAGINEIVFDFKPWLDWYLQTTGQRLVSANGAAPVADATSGASNSGHSAPAPAADATSGASDSGHSAPAQAQAVDATSGASEH from the coding sequence ATGAAAATTATTGGTATCGTAGGATCAAATGCGGAATTTTCGCATAACCGTTTATTATTACAATTTATCGAAAAGAAATTCGGTGACTTATTCGAGTTTGAAATCTTAGAAATTAAAGATATTCCAATGTTCAACCAAGACGAAGATCAATCTAAGAGCTTCCCAGTACAATACATGTACAACAAATTAATCCGTGCAGATGGTGTGATTATCGCAACACCTGAACACAACCACACCATTACAGCTGCGTTGAAGAGTACATTAGAATGGATGTCATTCAACTTACACCCATTCGAAAACAAACCTGTAATGATTATGGGAGCTTCTCACTATGATCAAGGAACTTCTCGTGCGCAAGTGCATTTACGTAAAATCTTGGACGCTCCAGGGGTAAACGCATATGTATTGCCAGGGAACGAATTCCTATTAGGAAAAGCAAAAGAAGCGTTTGACGAAGAAGGAAATATTAAGAGCGAAGGAACTGTTGCGTTCTTACGTTCATGCTTAGAAAACTTCGTGAAATATGTGGAGGTTGTAAAAGTGTTACGCAAACCATTACCAACTCCTCCAGAAGATTTAGACTGCACAAACCCAATTTCTACAACAGTTCAAGGCGTAGATCCTGATGATCCAGAATGGGTTGAAAAAGCAAGTGAAATCGTTGGAGCGGCTCAAGGAAACGACTATGTTCGCTTAGACCACGGTTTATTAACCGTTGACCAAATCGATATGTTCTTAAAAGCTTTACCATTTGAAGTAACATATGCCGATGACAACAACCAATTCTTGTACTATAACTTCAACAAACCAGCAAACAAAATGTTGGCTCCACGTGTGCCATCTCAATCTGGTAACCGTTTAGGAACTGTTCACCCACCACGTACCTTCAAAAATGTGGAATACCTCATTGCGAACTTACGTGCAGGAAACGTGGATTACTTCCGTACAATCGTTCCGAACACTCCACCAGAAATCATCAACGTACACAACTATCAAGCAATGTACTATCCTGATGGTTCTTACGCTGGAATTAACGAAATCGTATTTGACTTCAAACCATGGTTAGATTGGTACTTACAAACAACTGGCCAACGTTTAGTCAGCGCAAATGGGGCAGCTCCTGTAGCTGACGCAACAAGCGGCGCTTCAAACAGCGGACACTCAGCTCCAGCTCCAGCAGCAGATGCGACAAGTGGTGCTTCAGATAGCGGGCATTCAGCTCCAGCTCAAGCACAAGCAGTAGACGCAACAAGCGGTGCTTCAGAACATTAA